The nucleotide window GTCGCCCCCGCGGGCCCCCTCCCCGAGGGCGCCGTGGACCGCGCCGTGGAGCGCGTCCGCTCCTGGGGGTGGGAGCCGCTCCCGGGCGAGTTCTGCCGCGGGCGCCGCGGATTCCTGTCGGGTACGGACGACGAGCGCCTCGCGGACTTCCAGGCGGCGCTCCGCTCCCCGGACAACGACGCCGTCTGGTGCCTGCGCGGCGGCTACGGGACCATGCGGATCCTGGGCCGCATCGACTGGGCGCCGCTGGCGGAGCGCCCCCGCCCGCTGATCGGCTTCAGCGACAACACCGCCCTGCACCTGGCGCTCTTCCGCCGCGGGGTGGTCTCCTTTCACGGACCGCACCCGGCGACGCCGGAGCTCCCGGAGTTCTCGCGCGACGCGCTGCTGCGGACCGTGGCCCGCGCGGAGCCGGCGGGTGTGCTCCCCTTCCCCGCCGGGGGTCCGGCGCGCGCGGACACGCTGGCGGGAGGGGTGGCCGAGGGGCCGCTGGTGGGCGGCAACCTGGCGCTGCTGGCGGCGATGGCGGGGACCCCGTGGGCGCTCCGGGCGGAGGGGGCGCTGCTCTTCGTGGAGGACGTGGGCGAGGCGGCGTACCGGGTGGACCGGCTCGTGTCGCAGCTCCTCCTTTCCGGCGCGCTGGACGGGGTGGCGGGGGTGGTGGTGGGCGACTTCTCGGAAGCCCCGGACGAGGGGCGGGAGGGGATCCCCACCGCCGCGGAGGTGATCGCGGAGCGCGTGGCGCCGCTCGGCGTCCCCGTGGCCGCGGGCTTCCCCTTCGGGCACGTGGACCTGAGCTGGACCCTCCCCCTCGGCGTCCGCGCGCGCGTGGACGCCGACGCGGGGACGCTGGAGCTGCTGGAGCCCGCCG belongs to Longimicrobiaceae bacterium and includes:
- a CDS encoding LD-carboxypeptidase, which gives rise to MIRPPALGPGARVALVAPAGPLPEGAVDRAVERVRSWGWEPLPGEFCRGRRGFLSGTDDERLADFQAALRSPDNDAVWCLRGGYGTMRILGRIDWAPLAERPRPLIGFSDNTALHLALFRRGVVSFHGPHPATPELPEFSRDALLRTVARAEPAGVLPFPAGGPARADTLAGGVAEGPLVGGNLALLAAMAGTPWALRAEGALLFVEDVGEAAYRVDRLVSQLLLSGALDGVAGVVVGDFSEAPDEGREGIPTAAEVIAERVAPLGVPVAAGFPFGHVDLSWTLPLGVRARVDADAGTLELLEPAVRAAGDDGRETT